The following proteins come from a genomic window of Fontisubflavum oceani:
- a CDS encoding ABC transporter transmembrane domain-containing protein, which yields MAGQPTGPTQSAEEREGSKRIGSLRALGPFLLPYRGMLAGAISALILTAIVSLTLPLAVRRVVDGFETETTELLDQYFLAAFAIAALLAFGTGLRYYLVTRLGERVVADIRKAVFDRMIGMSPAFYEKIMTGEVLSRITTDTTLLLSVISSSVSIALRNLLILMGGLVLMTVTSPKLAGLVLLIVPAIIIPIVVLGRRLRVLSKENQDWIAESSGNASEALLSVQTVQAFTHERPSAETFDKVTERSFDSAKKRIATRAVMTVIVIALVFAGVVSVLWIGARDVRSDAMSIGELIQFLIYAIMVAGSVGALSEIWGELQRAAGATERLVELLHITDNVGDPVAGVTLPQGGQGAIRFEDVRFHYPTRPDTAALDGVTLTVQPGETVALVGPSGAGKSTIFQMLLRFYDPESGRVTLDGVDLRDMDRTTFRSAMALVPQDPVIFASSARENIRFGRPEASDTEVEAAAKAAAAHEFLTALPEGYDTYVGERGIMLSGGQKQRIAIARAILRDAPILLLDEATSALDAESERAVQEAVVEMSADRTTLIIAHRLATVKQADRIVVFEDGQIVAEGSHDALVAQGGLYARLARLQFTEGLAAE from the coding sequence ATGGCAGGGCAACCCACCGGCCCCACCCAATCTGCGGAAGAGCGCGAAGGATCGAAACGGATCGGCAGTTTGCGGGCGTTGGGCCCGTTTCTGTTGCCCTATCGCGGCATGTTGGCCGGCGCGATCAGCGCGCTGATCCTGACCGCGATTGTCTCGCTGACCTTGCCTTTGGCCGTCCGCCGAGTCGTGGACGGGTTTGAGACCGAAACAACCGAGCTTCTTGATCAGTATTTCCTGGCTGCCTTTGCCATTGCGGCCCTTTTGGCCTTTGGCACGGGCCTTCGTTATTACTTGGTCACCCGGTTGGGAGAACGGGTCGTGGCCGATATCCGCAAGGCGGTGTTCGACCGGATGATCGGCATGAGCCCCGCCTTCTACGAGAAAATCATGACCGGCGAGGTGTTGAGCCGGATCACCACTGATACCACGTTGCTTCTGAGTGTGATTTCCTCATCGGTTTCTATTGCGCTCAGGAATCTTTTGATCCTGATGGGCGGCTTGGTTCTGATGACGGTGACGTCGCCGAAATTGGCTGGGTTGGTCCTGCTGATCGTGCCAGCGATTATCATCCCGATTGTGGTCTTGGGTCGTCGCCTTCGGGTGTTGAGCAAAGAAAACCAAGATTGGATCGCGGAAAGCTCCGGCAATGCTTCGGAAGCACTTTTGTCTGTCCAGACGGTTCAGGCCTTTACCCATGAGCGCCCTTCGGCGGAGACGTTCGACAAAGTGACGGAGCGCAGTTTCGACAGCGCGAAAAAGCGGATTGCCACGCGGGCCGTGATGACGGTGATCGTGATCGCCTTGGTCTTTGCCGGTGTCGTGAGCGTCCTTTGGATCGGGGCGCGCGATGTGCGCAGCGATGCAATGTCGATCGGCGAACTGATCCAGTTCCTGATCTATGCGATTATGGTCGCAGGCTCCGTCGGTGCGCTCAGCGAGATCTGGGGCGAGCTGCAACGCGCGGCAGGGGCCACGGAACGTTTGGTCGAGCTGTTACACATCACGGACAATGTCGGCGACCCTGTGGCCGGTGTCACACTCCCACAAGGCGGGCAGGGCGCGATCCGGTTTGAGGACGTGCGGTTCCACTATCCGACACGGCCCGACACGGCGGCGCTTGATGGCGTCACCCTGACAGTGCAGCCGGGAGAGACGGTGGCGCTGGTCGGCCCCTCGGGCGCCGGGAAATCGACGATTTTCCAGATGCTTCTGCGGTTCTATGACCCTGAAAGCGGGCGTGTGACGCTTGATGGGGTGGATCTGCGCGATATGGATCGCACCACCTTCCGGTCGGCCATGGCGTTGGTGCCGCAAGACCCAGTGATCTTTGCCAGCTCGGCACGCGAGAACATCCGCTTTGGCCGCCCTGAGGCCAGTGACACGGAGGTGGAGGCCGCCGCGAAAGCCGCCGCAGCACATGAGTTCCTGACCGCGTTGCCGGAGGGGTATGACACCTATGTCGGCGAGCGCGGCATCATGCTCTCAGGCGGGCAGAAGCAGCGCATCGCGATTGCGCGCGCCATCCTGCGAGACGCGCCGATCCTGTTGCTGGACGAAGCGACCAGCGCATTGGACGCGGAAAGCGAGCGGGCCGTGCAAGAGGCCGTGGTCGAGATGAGTGCGGACCGCACCACGCTGATCATCGCCCATCGGCTGGCCACGGTGAAGCAGGCGGATCGGATCGTGGTGTTCGAGGACGGGCAGATCGTGGCCGAAGGCAGCCATGATGCTCTGGTCGCTCAAGGCGGGCTTTATGCACGCCTCGCCCGGCTGCAATTCACCGAAGGTCTCGCCGCCGAATAA
- a CDS encoding acyl-CoA synthetase, with protein MVQFATVEDVKTIEQEKPWPASQPAATLYELLSNTKDKFGDLNAISFQLFSGPKDKAETLTWNGFHGRVTQAANLFRSLGIGETDTVAYILPNCNETAVTLIGGAVAGIANPINPLLDAEQIGSILRETNAKVVVTLKAFPKTDVAQKVSEAVELAPSVKTVLEVDLLRYMTGLKKLIVPFLRPKFEVQHKARILDFNAELDRQRSDHLDFADSTGDRVAAYFHTGGTTGMPKVAQHKYSGMIYNGWIGHTLLFTEQDNIICPLPLFHVFACHVILMAALASGAHVVFPTPQGYRGDGVFDNFWKLVERWQISFIITVPTAIAAMMQRPVDADVSSVKTAFSGSSPLPVELFKRFEKATGVTLIEGYGLTEATCLVSCNPVDGDKKIGSVGVPFPHTEVRILKHGADGVTVCDTDEVGEICIDNPGVFEGSTYTEDDKNVDLFAYDIYLRTGDLGRIDADGYLWITGRAKDLIIRGGHNIDPAEIEEALAGHPAVAFAGAIGQPDAFAGELPCVYVELVEGADITIDALMDHCKEHVHERAAVPKHLEILPELPKTAVGKVFKPDLRKRAITRVYNAALDKAEITAQVVEVREDKKRGLVAHLERTGEVDEAELSRVLGEFIRPWVWAETVESAA; from the coding sequence ATGGTGCAATTTGCCACGGTCGAGGATGTCAAAACCATTGAGCAAGAAAAGCCATGGCCAGCCAGCCAGCCGGCGGCGACGCTTTATGAGTTGCTGAGTAACACCAAAGATAAATTCGGCGATCTGAACGCGATCTCGTTTCAATTGTTTTCCGGGCCAAAAGATAAGGCCGAAACGCTGACATGGAATGGATTTCATGGGCGCGTGACCCAGGCCGCCAACCTCTTCCGCAGCCTTGGGATCGGCGAGACCGACACGGTCGCGTATATCCTGCCCAATTGTAATGAAACCGCCGTGACCTTGATTGGCGGTGCGGTCGCGGGCATTGCCAACCCAATCAACCCGCTTCTGGATGCCGAGCAAATCGGCTCGATCCTGCGGGAAACCAATGCGAAGGTCGTGGTCACGCTGAAAGCCTTCCCCAAGACCGATGTGGCGCAGAAAGTCTCCGAAGCCGTCGAGCTTGCGCCGAGTGTGAAAACCGTGCTGGAGGTTGATCTCCTGCGCTACATGACCGGCTTGAAGAAGCTGATCGTGCCATTTTTGCGCCCGAAATTCGAGGTGCAGCACAAAGCGCGCATCTTGGATTTCAATGCTGAGCTGGACCGTCAGCGGAGCGATCATCTGGATTTCGCCGACAGCACCGGAGACCGCGTGGCGGCCTATTTCCACACCGGTGGAACAACGGGCATGCCCAAGGTGGCGCAGCACAAGTATTCCGGCATGATCTATAACGGGTGGATCGGGCATACGCTGCTCTTCACCGAGCAAGACAACATCATCTGCCCGCTGCCGCTGTTCCATGTGTTCGCCTGCCACGTTATCTTGATGGCGGCCTTGGCCTCCGGCGCGCATGTGGTTTTCCCGACGCCGCAAGGCTATCGCGGCGATGGCGTATTCGACAATTTCTGGAAGCTGGTGGAGCGCTGGCAGATCAGTTTTATCATCACCGTGCCGACCGCGATTGCCGCGATGATGCAGCGCCCGGTCGATGCGGATGTCTCTTCGGTGAAGACCGCGTTTTCCGGCTCCTCGCCGCTGCCGGTCGAACTCTTCAAGCGGTTTGAGAAAGCCACGGGCGTGACGCTGATCGAGGGCTATGGCCTGACGGAGGCGACCTGTCTGGTGAGCTGTAATCCGGTCGATGGCGACAAGAAAATCGGCTCCGTCGGGGTGCCATTCCCGCATACGGAGGTGCGGATTTTGAAGCATGGCGCTGATGGCGTCACGGTTTGCGACACCGACGAAGTGGGCGAGATTTGCATCGACAATCCCGGCGTGTTTGAGGGTTCGACTTACACGGAAGACGACAAAAACGTCGACCTCTTCGCCTATGACATCTATCTGCGCACGGGTGACTTGGGCCGGATCGATGCGGATGGCTATCTCTGGATCACAGGCCGCGCCAAAGACCTGATTATCCGGGGCGGGCACAATATCGACCCTGCCGAGATCGAAGAAGCGCTGGCCGGACACCCGGCGGTGGCCTTTGCCGGTGCGATTGGGCAGCCGGATGCATTCGCGGGTGAACTGCCATGTGTTTATGTCGAACTGGTCGAAGGAGCGGATATCACCATCGACGCGCTGATGGATCACTGCAAAGAGCATGTTCATGAGCGCGCGGCGGTTCCGAAACATCTGGAAATCCTGCCCGAACTGCCAAAAACCGCCGTTGGCAAAGTGTTCAAACCCGACCTGCGCAAACGGGCTATCACGCGGGTATATAACGCCGCATTGGACAAGGCCGAGATCACCGCGCAGGTTGTCGAAGTGCGCGAGGATAAAAAACGCGGTCTGGTGGCCCATCTGGAGCGCACCGGCGAGGTTGACGAAGCCGAGCTGTCGCGGGTTTTGGGCGAATTTATCCGACCTTGGGTCTGGGCCGAGACGGTCGAAAGTGCCGCTTAG
- a CDS encoding OB-fold-containig protein: protein MELIFALLGATLLGAGGEADFDAEVGDIGFDGLDAADGFDISELGVDIDGLDVDLGEYELPELDADGAAADTAVDAPAGPLAWLGLGKAPLVLWMAALFLGFGLSGLILQNIMLSIFGWMLPALIAVPLAAIPGLAFTRRFAGVFARLLPKTETTAVSRTRLARRMGVVTQGTAARGRPAEVKVTDFHGNTHYIRAEPLQDDQQIDRGTEVLIMRHRPTGGFRLIPLNAIT, encoded by the coding sequence TTGGAGCTGATTTTTGCATTATTGGGCGCCACGCTTTTGGGCGCGGGCGGCGAAGCGGATTTCGATGCTGAGGTCGGAGATATTGGCTTCGACGGTCTTGATGCCGCCGACGGGTTCGACATCAGCGAGCTGGGCGTCGATATCGACGGACTCGACGTCGATCTGGGCGAGTATGAACTGCCCGAGCTCGACGCAGATGGCGCCGCGGCCGATACAGCGGTTGATGCCCCCGCAGGACCCCTGGCTTGGTTGGGCCTTGGCAAAGCGCCACTTGTGCTCTGGATGGCGGCGCTCTTCTTAGGGTTCGGACTAAGTGGGCTGATCCTGCAAAACATCATGCTGAGTATCTTCGGTTGGATGCTGCCGGCGCTGATTGCCGTGCCCTTGGCAGCTATTCCTGGGCTGGCGTTTACGCGACGCTTCGCGGGTGTATTTGCCCGCCTCCTGCCGAAAACGGAAACCACGGCGGTCTCGCGCACGCGGCTCGCGCGCCGTATGGGCGTGGTGACGCAAGGCACCGCAGCACGGGGACGTCCGGCGGAAGTCAAAGTGACCGATTTCCATGGCAACACGCACTATATCCGCGCCGAACCGCTGCAAGACGATCAACAGATCGACCGGGGCACCGAAGTTCTGATCATGCGTCATCGACCCACGGGTGGCTTTCGTCTGATCCCTTTGAACGCCATCACCTGA